CAATGGCAACTGGTAACAAAGCTCCTTGGACTACGATAATAACGGGTTGTTTAACAACGTTTTGCAAGAAGTATTGTAACTGTTTGGCCCAGTTAATTGGTGTATGCGCTAAAGCTGGCATATCACTTTCACCACATCCCAATAAGTCGGGATTGTAAAGAGAATTTGGGTGATTTTTATCATACCATTCGCGGCAAAATCGTTGCCAAAACTGCCTTGATAGCCCGACACCAATGGGATGAATTAAAAGTAAAGGAATGCCCGCTGCTGGAGAATTCAGAGGTTGATGAATTTCGTAAGCACAGCGGTAATTCTGCCAAATATAATACTCGGTTGGAGATGCTGTTGTGTTGTTCATTGGAGATGATGACATGATGAATATTTTGAATGGTGGCTAAAAAATTATGCGAGGATGAATAAATTGATATCCTGTATCTTTCAATTTCTGATTCGATACCCAGGCATTATATGGACGGATATTTTTATTATCTGCATCCCAAATAACATTAGGTAAATTATTTTTTGTCATCACATTATCAAGTAATTCTTTATTTGTGAGATGACTATCATCCACAAGATTATAAATACCTTGTAACCGATGCTCACGAGCAAATTCTATTGTGCCAACAATATCATCAATATGAATCCAATTGGTAGTATCTTCTCCATTCCCAGGACGAGTTGTTCCTGCGGCTCTACTAAATATTTTTTTCAGTTCTCTACCTGGTCCATAAATACCTCCTAAACGTAAAATACAAACGCGGGTATTGTCATTATTTGCTGATAATAATATATCCTCTGCTTTTCGCAGTAGTTGAGAATTGCGATTAGCTGGTGCTGGTGGACTTTCTTCGTCTACCCATACACCATTTCTATCTCCATAAATTGAATAACTGCTTGTATATATTACTTGGTGAATATGAGGAAATTGGGGTAAAAGAGAAACTAGAGTTTTGGCAGTTTCTACATAAGTTTCTTCATAAGCATCTGCACTTTTTGCCCCTACACTTAATAAAATAATTTCTTGATTTTTTAATACAGGTTTCAATTTTTCTATGTCATTCCCTGAAGTAACGATAACCTTTTGTGCCACTGTTTCTAAAGTAGGTATCCGTTCTGGGTTAGTGGTAGTCGCAGTCAGCATAAAATTACTATTTGACTGCCAATATTTGCTAACTGCATAACCTACATAACCACAGCCAATAATTGCAATGTTCATGATCATTAATAGAACTAAAATAAATTATTTTTAACAATTACCAGTCAATAATGAATAGTACAGGAATCAAGAAGTTTTTGACTAATAAATATTAGTTTGACTTTTTATTTCTGTCTATTCAAATATATAACGTTAGAGCGTGTTTGATAGCGAAGCGTGGCGTAGCCATAAAGTCATGATTGATGTATCAAATATCTTTTTACCCCACCCTAACCCTCCCCTTTCCCAGGGGAGGGAACTTGATTTGCCAATTTCCCCCATTTAGGAGGGAACTTGATTTTCCTTAATCCCCCCTTTATAAGGGGGGATTAAGGGGGGTAAAAAATCACGCCACGCAAGCTATCAAACAACCTCTTAGGAGGAAGCCACATTGATCATTAAATTTTGTGAATATAGCATCCTTTTTTGTCTGTAAACTTGCCTTATGCAGTCGAGCCGCAGGAGGTAGATTGTCTCACATATCATGGAGTATGGCTATATTATTAATTTTAGTGGCTATAACTATGTTAATCACTGGTAATCCAATTAGCAAGAAATATTACTAATTTTTTTTATATTATAAGTAATTTTAACTTGCTTTTTAATTGCTGGAATTGTTTTTAGGTATGAATTATACCATCAGGCATGATGGCTCCAGCTAACTTAGCACCAATTAATTTTACCAGTAAGCGATCGCCAGAACGAATTCTCGCCCCTGTCAAATCAGCACCACGCAAATCAGCACCGCTAAGATCCGCACCAATCAAATTTGCCGAGCGCAAATTGGCATCTCTTAAATCTGCTAACAGTAAGTTAGCTCTAAATAAATTGGCTTCTGACAAATCCGCACCTCTGAGAATCACCTTGTGCATAAAAGTATCACTGAGATTAGAGCCGCTTAAATTTGCATAGCTCAAATTTCTGCCTGATAAATCCCGGTTACTAAAATTAGCACGACTAAAATCTTTACCGCTTAAATCTGAATTTGGCTGTGGTTGTTGATAGGTTGTTTGTGGTGAAGAGTATGTAGATGATGGTTTATCTGCTTGAGGTGCTGGAGAATAAGAGGGCGTGGGCTGTTTATCTCCCAGAGAGCGCAATTTATCACGAGCTTCATTAAATAATTTCAGCTTTTCCTGTGCTTTGTGTTGTAAGCGCAGGTTATCTTTGGGGAGGCGGTCCGGGTGCCAAACAAACACCAAATCTTTATAAGCCTGGTTTATCTGTTCGAGTGTGGCCCCTGGCTCTAATTCTAAGATTCTGTAGTACCTCTCCAGTTCGCTGCTCGTCATGGTGTATTGGTGAATATTAATTACTTTTTGAACAAATGATGAGTTATACGGTTATTTTTTCAGTATAGCCATTGATTGCTACTGCTATCTGCATTAAACATAAATCCAGCAATAGCAACATGAAGAATAATCATAAAATCTGTTCTTTTTGCGAGAAATAAATCTGATAATTTGCGGGCAAATTTACCATAAGATGTTAATTAGGCGTTTTGTGCCTTTCCTAGAATCGAGCAGTAATTTAAGAAGTTTGTGCTCGTGAAAGAAATTTTAGGCTAAAATATAATAATTAATTTGTTACAAATCTGCCCAAATTACCATATTCTGTAAACTCAGGTTGGAGTTAATTCTCAACCGTGGATGAGTTAACTTATTTTTTAAGCGGACTTTCTATGTCCTTCTACCCTCAGATTAAGCAATTTTTTCTCGGTAAATCCTTACCAACCAGCGCCCATAGCGAAGAGCGATTGAGTAATGCAGCAGCCTTGTCTGTTCTTTCTTCCGACGCGCTTTCCTCTGTGGCTTATGCGACAGAAGAGATCTTACTAGTTTTAGTAGCAGCAGGAAGTGGCGCTCTGGGCTTGTCTCTGCCTATTGCTATTGCAATTATTGCCCTCCTGGGCGTAGTTGTCCTTTCCTATCGTCAAACCATTCGTGCTTATCCCCAAGGCGGTGGTTCTTACATTGTCGCTAGAGAAAATCTGGGTCTTTATCCAGGACTGGTGGCTGGTGGTTCGCTGATGATTGACTATATTTTAACTGTTACCGTCAGTATATCTGCGGGTACAGCAGCTTTAACATCAGCAATTCCTGCACTCCAATCTCACACAGTTATTTTGTGTTTGATTTTCATTTTCTTATTAATGCTCGCAAATCTGAGAGGTGTTAAGGAATCAGCCCAAATATTCATGGTTCCTACCTACGCCTTTGTTGTGAGCATTTTTCTATTAATTGGGATTGGATTGTTTAAGTATAGCACTGGGCAAGTTCCCGCAGCCTATCCTTCCCTTCCTGCTACCGAAAGCATAAGTTTATTCTTTATCTTACGGGCTTTTTCCGCCGGATGTACAGCACTGACTGGAGTGGAAGCAATATCTGATGGGGTATTAGCTTTTAAAGCCCCAGAATGGAAAAATGCTCGCCTTACTTTGTTGTATTTGGGAGTAATTTTGGGATTTATGTTTGTGGGTATTACTTACTTAGCAAATATTTATCATATTGTTCCCGAAGATGGACAAACAGTAGTATCTCTATTAGGGAGAGTAATTTTAGGGACAGGCCCTGTTTACTATTTCTTGCAAATAGTTACCTTGCTAGTTTTGATGTTAGCTGCTAATACCAGTTATGCGGATTTTCCCAGACTCTGTTATTTTCTGGCACGAGATGGATTTTTACCCCGCCAATTATCCCTATTAGGCGATCGCTTAGTTTACTCTAATGGTATTATTCTTCTCAGTAGTTGTGCCGGAATTTTAGCCATTATTTTCAAAGGTGAAGTTAACGCCATTATCCCTCTTTACGCGGTTGGTGTATTTACTTCCTTTACTCTTTCCCAAGCTGGTA
The window above is part of the Dolichospermum sp. DET69 genome. Proteins encoded here:
- a CDS encoding pentapeptide repeat-containing protein: MTSSELERYYRILELEPGATLEQINQAYKDLVFVWHPDRLPKDNLRLQHKAQEKLKLFNEARDKLRSLGDKQPTPSYSPAPQADKPSSTYSSPQTTYQQPQPNSDLSGKDFSRANFSNRDLSGRNLSYANLSGSNLSDTFMHKVILRGADLSEANLFRANLLLADLRDANLRSANLIGADLSGADLRGADLTGARIRSGDRLLVKLIGAKLAGAIMPDGIIHT
- a CDS encoding APC family permease, with amino-acid sequence MSFYPQIKQFFLGKSLPTSAHSEERLSNAAALSVLSSDALSSVAYATEEILLVLVAAGSGALGLSLPIAIAIIALLGVVVLSYRQTIRAYPQGGGSYIVARENLGLYPGLVAGGSLMIDYILTVTVSISAGTAALTSAIPALQSHTVILCLIFIFLLMLANLRGVKESAQIFMVPTYAFVVSIFLLIGIGLFKYSTGQVPAAYPSLPATESISLFFILRAFSAGCTALTGVEAISDGVLAFKAPEWKNARLTLLYLGVILGFMFVGITYLANIYHIVPEDGQTVVSLLGRVILGTGPVYYFLQIVTLLVLMLAANTSYADFPRLCYFLARDGFLPRQLSLLGDRLVYSNGIILLSSCAGILAIIFKGEVNAIIPLYAVGVFTSFTLSQAGMVRHWFQGQTSNWRASAIMNGLGAVATLVVLIVIISTKFLLGAWLVVVAIPLVVVLFSAIQQHYQYVAQRLSIQDLAPRSYIWVPKPAVISHPAVVVVGHLNRGTVEALDYARTIADEIVAVHVDIGSTDREKLLEKWQNLQSDIPLEIIDSPYRSVIDPIVDFVGQFQENHPGVFTTIIIPVFVPRNWWDSMLHNQTTLFLKNALRAKKSRIVTTVRYYL
- a CDS encoding NAD-dependent epimerase/dehydratase family protein; translated protein: MNIAIIGCGYVGYAVSKYWQSNSNFMLTATTTNPERIPTLETVAQKVIVTSGNDIEKLKPVLKNQEIILLSVGAKSADAYEETYVETAKTLVSLLPQFPHIHQVIYTSSYSIYGDRNGVWVDEESPPAPANRNSQLLRKAEDILLSANNDNTRVCILRLGGIYGPGRELKKIFSRAAGTTRPGNGEDTTNWIHIDDIVGTIEFAREHRLQGIYNLVDDSHLTNKELLDNVMTKNNLPNVIWDADNKNIRPYNAWVSNQKLKDTGYQFIHPRIIF